Within the Synechococcus sp. MU1617 genome, the region GTCCAACACCTCAGCCACGCCGGAATCGGCGTAGGCCGAAGCCAGATCAACCGAGGAGGGCATCGATCTCTGCGGTAAAGGCGCGATCGGCTTCACTCAGCTGGGCCTCCGGGCCGTCATCCTCCGGCCGGATCGTGATGTTCACGTAGGTGCGCCCGAAGCTGATATCAGGAAAGCGCTGGGTCGCCTCGCTGTGCTCGCCAAGCTTGTCGAGAAAATCGCGGGTGGCGTCGTAGCTGTCGAACTCGAAACGACACTCGAGGCATACGGGCCGTTTCCGCTCTTGCCACTGATTCATCAGAGCCCCCGTTCAGCCTGAACCTGCTGAAAACCTAGAGGAGCGCCACCCGCTGACAGCCCATCAGGCGCCCAGACCAGGCCTCGGCGTAGGCCCGATTGGCGGCCTGCTGCTCGGGATCATCGGAATCCAGCGGATGCGGCATCGTTCCGGCGATGGCGGCATTGGTGACGCAGAACATCGACTTCTGGAAGCTGATGCAGATCTGAACGTGCACATCGGTCTGCCCACGGCCGTTGTCGTCGTACCAAAGGCTCAGTTCTTCGGGTAGGTGGCGGTACATGTCCTGCATGCAGAGGCTCGGGGGAATCCCCGCACCCATGCTGGGAATCGGATCGGCGTAAAGGGCGCCGTACTTGAAATCACTGATGTCCGGTGAGATCTGCCGGGCCTGGGCGTTGTATGACACCGTGCCCAGGAAGGGCATGCCGCGGAAAAAAACAGCCTCCACGTAGGGCACCGCCACATCCACCAAGAAGGTGAGACCTGCCTCCGGGGGGAGAACCCAGATCTCTTCACCACCGATCGACACCTTGTACTCAATCGGGCTTCCCGCCGCCGCCACCAAGCCATCACGGATGTGATGCACCACATCGTTAACGCAGGTGACTTCCTTGATCGCGTAGCGACGGGCTAGGTCGACAAAGATGTCACTCATCACCCGCCAAAACAAGCCGAGGCAGTAGATCGTGGTGAGCGAGCGAATGGCCTCAGGCGCGAAGTCGGGATAGAGGCGGTTGTTCAGGGCCAGCAAAGGGTCGCGAGCCGACTTGCACTTGATGATCCGCTGGCAGGCCTCGGCAAATTCAGGCGTGTCGAGATAAGCATCGAGCCCACCGGTGCCATGCCAGAACATCGCCTTCTGGCAGTACTCCGCGTACTCGAAGTTGATCCGATCCCCCATCAGATGGGTCCAGAGGCGCTTGAGGCTGAAGCCCTCGTGGAAAAAGCGGAACACCGGGAAGGGATTGAGCATCTGCTGCTCGCCCTGGTCCACCAGGTTCTTGCTGTAGGCATCGAGAACCAGGCCATAGCTCTCGAGCACATTCACCACCTGCAGCAGATGGTCGGGGGTGTCCTTGAGCAGCGGTGCATCGCTGAGCAAACGACGGATCAACTCCTCCTGATCAGGAAGCACTGGGGGTTGAACGGGGGATGCGGATGTCGGGGTCATGACAGATCTCCAGTGATCAGGCTGAGGCCCGTGGTGGCCGCCTCACTGAGGTTCGAGAGCAGCTCCGGAGCAAGGCCAAGCACCAGCACACCGAGGCTGAGGGCGATGGCCGGAGCCTGCTCCCGCAGCGCCACGCGATCGAGGATACGGGGATTCACCACCTCGCCTGGGGCGATCGCGAGGCGACCAAAGAAGGCGCGGTTCACCAACAGCAGGAAGTACACCGCCGTCAGGCCCGATCCCACCATTGAAAGCAGCGTGGCCAGGGGGAAGGGTTGCAGGCTGCCGCGGAAAATCAGGAATTCGGAAATGAAGCCGGCCATGCCGGGAATTCCGGCACTGGCCATCACGCCGACAATCATCAGAGATCCAGTCAGCGGAAGGCCGCGCTGGGGATTGAGCAGACCACGCAACACGTTGAGGTCGCGGGTGCCGGTCTGGGCATAAACCACACCCACCACCAGGAAGAGCACCCCGGAGATCAGGCCATGGCTGACCATCTGGAAGAGGGCTCCCATCAACCCGAGCGGCGTAGCGGCGGCGGCGGCAAGCAGCACGTAGCCCATGTGTCCAACAGAGCTGTAGGCCACCATGCGCTTCATGTCGGTCTGGGCAATCGCTGCCAGGGATCCGTAGAGCACCGAGATCGCGGCCCAGCCGGCCAGCCAGGGAGCAGCCACCTGCCATGCATCGGGGAACAAGCCAAGGCAGAAACGGAGCAGCCCATAGGTGCCCAGCTTGAGCAGCACGCCGGCCAGAAGAACGGACACCGGCGTGGAGGCCTCGGTGTGGGCATCCGGCAGCCAGGTGTGGAAGGGGAAAAGTGGAATCTTGATGCCGAAGCCGATCAGCAGAGCGCCCATCAGCACCAGCTGGGTGGTCATGCCCAGTTCACCGGCCAGGATCGGCCGCAGACTGAAGTCCATGGTTCCAGTGACAAACGCAATGCCGAGGAACGCGCCGAGAATCAGAACGCCTGAAACGGCCGTCACGATGAGGAACTTGGTGGCGGCGTAGGCACGATTAGAACCGCCCCAAACGGCGATCAACATCCAGAGGGGGATGAGTTCCAGTTCGTAAAACAAGAAGAAGAGCAGCAGGTTCTGGGCCAGGAAGGCCCCATTCACCGCTCCAGAAATCACCAGCAGCAGGGCGAAGTAAACCCGGGGTCGGTTCTCGATCGTGCGCGACGCAATGGCCGCCACGAGGCAGAGCACCCCGTTCATCAGCACCAGCGGTAACGACAGACCATCCAGAGCCAAGGCGTAATCAAGCCCAATGGCATGCACCCAGCGGGCCTGTTCCACCAACTGCAAACCAGCATCGGCTGCATCGAAGGGCAACAGCAGGGCAAAGCTCGCCAGGCACTGCATCACCAGCAGCACGATGGAGACATCGCGCAAGCGTGCACTGGACGGGGATCCCGGCCAGAGGATCAGAGCCAGAGCCCCGAGGAAGGGAATCAGAAGCAGGAGGGAAAGAAGCATCTCGGGGCGATCAGGTGAGGAACCAGCTCACCGCGGTGAGGAAAAGAACGATGGCCAGGAGCACGGTCAGCACATACGACTGGCTCTGGCCGCTGACGCTGAGCTTGAGGCTGTCAGCACTGGCCAGTGAGAAACGAGCCACCCCATTGAGAAGACCATCCACCACATTTCGGTCGAACCAGGAGGCCAGGCGAGAGAAGCCAGCCACCACGTTGACGATGGTGAGCCGATAGAAGCGCTCGGTGTAGAAGTCGTAGGCCAGCAGGTCCTGCCACCAGCGCAGCACCGGATTCAGCGAGCGGGACCAGGCCTTGCTCAAGGGGAGCACGGCGCCGGCAAGGAGGCCCAGCAGTCCGCTTCCCACCACCAGAGCTGCTGCCCAGAGGGGGAAAGCCAGCAAACCATCGAGGGATTCAAGCCGCACCAAAAGGAGCGGAGTGATCAGCACAATCACGGTGAGCGCCACCATCGGCAGAGCCATCTGCCAGTTCACCTCGGCAGCCCGGCGGGACTTGATCAATGCATTGCCCATGAACACATGGCGGAACACCCGCACCAACCCAACGGCAGTAAGGGCATTAGTCAGTAGGAACACGGCCATGAACGGCACAGAGCGCACGCTCAGCAACTCAATCGACTGAGCAAGCGCCAGGAAACCACCCAGGGGCAGGAAGCCCACTAAACCGGCACCCCCCACGAGGAAGGCTGTGGTGGTGGCAGGCATCCGGCTGCCAAGGCCACCCAGCTCGGTGATGTCCTGACAGTTGGTGGAGGCAATCACCCCACCAATGCTCATCGACAGCAGAGCTTTGGAGACGGCATGGGTGAACAGGAGCAACAGGGCCAGCACCGGGATCTGCAGCGCAATGGCGATG harbors:
- a CDS encoding 4a-hydroxytetrahydrobiopterin dehydratase, whose amino-acid sequence is MNQWQERKRPVCLECRFEFDSYDATRDFLDKLGEHSEATQRFPDISFGRTYVNITIRPEDDGPEAQLSEADRAFTAEIDALLG
- a CDS encoding CO2 hydration protein, with protein sequence MTPTSASPVQPPVLPDQEELIRRLLSDAPLLKDTPDHLLQVVNVLESYGLVLDAYSKNLVDQGEQQMLNPFPVFRFFHEGFSLKRLWTHLMGDRINFEYAEYCQKAMFWHGTGGLDAYLDTPEFAEACQRIIKCKSARDPLLALNNRLYPDFAPEAIRSLTTIYCLGLFWRVMSDIFVDLARRYAIKEVTCVNDVVHHIRDGLVAAAGSPIEYKVSIGGEEIWVLPPEAGLTFLVDVAVPYVEAVFFRGMPFLGTVSYNAQARQISPDISDFKYGALYADPIPSMGAGIPPSLCMQDMYRHLPEELSLWYDDNGRGQTDVHVQICISFQKSMFCVTNAAIAGTMPHPLDSDDPEQQAANRAYAEAWSGRLMGCQRVALL
- a CDS encoding NADH-quinone oxidoreductase subunit M, with the protein product MLLSLLLLIPFLGALALILWPGSPSSARLRDVSIVLLVMQCLASFALLLPFDAADAGLQLVEQARWVHAIGLDYALALDGLSLPLVLMNGVLCLVAAIASRTIENRPRVYFALLLVISGAVNGAFLAQNLLLFFLFYELELIPLWMLIAVWGGSNRAYAATKFLIVTAVSGVLILGAFLGIAFVTGTMDFSLRPILAGELGMTTQLVLMGALLIGFGIKIPLFPFHTWLPDAHTEASTPVSVLLAGVLLKLGTYGLLRFCLGLFPDAWQVAAPWLAGWAAISVLYGSLAAIAQTDMKRMVAYSSVGHMGYVLLAAAAATPLGLMGALFQMVSHGLISGVLFLVVGVVYAQTGTRDLNVLRGLLNPQRGLPLTGSLMIVGVMASAGIPGMAGFISEFLIFRGSLQPFPLATLLSMVGSGLTAVYFLLLVNRAFFGRLAIAPGEVVNPRILDRVALREQAPAIALSLGVLVLGLAPELLSNLSEAATTGLSLITGDLS